A window from Pagrus major chromosome 4, Pma_NU_1.0 encodes these proteins:
- the eif3m gene encoding eukaryotic translation initiation factor 3 subunit M yields the protein MSVPAFIDITEEDQASELRAYIKSKGADISEENSEGGLHVDLAQIIEACDVCLKDDDKDVESVMNSIVSLLLILETDKQEALIESLCEKLVKFREGERPSLRMQLLSNLFHGMDENTPVRYTVFCGLIKVAATCNAIAFIPTDLDQVRKWIVDWNLNTEKKHILLRLVYEALVDCKKSEAAAKVMVELLGSYTEDNASQARVDAHRCIVRALKDPNTFLIDHLLTLKPVRFLEGELIHDLLTIFVSGKLAAYVKFYQNNKDFIDSLGLSHEQNMAKMRLLTFMGMAVEFKEISFDTMQQELQIGADDVEAFVIDAVRTKMVYCKIDQTQRKVVVSHSTHRTFGKQQWQQLHDSLTSWKANLAAVKTSLQALSPSA from the exons ATGAGCGTCCCGGCGTTTATCGATATTACGGAAGAAGACCAG GCTTCAGAGCTGAGAGCCTACATCAAGTCTAAAGGAGCTGATATATCAGAAGAAAACTCTGAAGGTGGACTTCATGTAGATCTGGCTCAGATCATCGAGGCATGCGACGTGTGCCTCAAGGATGATGACAAAG ATGTAGAGAGCGTGATGAACAGCATCGTGTCTCTGCTGTTGATCCTGGAGACGGACAAGCAGGAGGCTCTCATTGAAAGTCTGTGTGAGAAACTGGTGAAGTTTCGTGAAGGAGAGAGACCCTCCCTCAGGATGCAGCT GCTCAGTAACCTGTTCCATGGCATGGATGAGAACACTCCAGTGAGGTACACGGTCTTCTGTGGCCTCATCAAGGTGGCGGCCACTTGTAATGCCATCGCCTTCATCCCCACTGACCTCGATCAG GTGCGCAAGTGGATTGTTGACTGGAACctgaacacagagaagaagcaCATACTCTTGAGGCTGGTGTATGAAGCTTTGGTTGACTGCAAAAAGAG tgaagctgcagcaaAAGTGATGGTTGAGCTGCTGGGAAGTTACACAGAAGACAATGCTTCACAAGCTCGCGTTGATGCCCACAG ATGCATCGTCCGTGCTCTCAAAGACCCCAACACCTTCCTGATCGACCACCTGCTCACCCTGAAACCTGTACGCTTCCTGGAGGGAGAACTCATCCATGAT CTATTAACCATCTTTGTGAGCGGAAAACTAGCAGCATATGTAAAGTTTTACCAGAATAACAAAGACTTCATTGATTCTCTTG GCCTGTCTCATGAGCAAAACATGGCCAAGATGCGTCTGCTGACATTCATGGGCATGGCGGTGGAATTCAAGGAGATCTCCTTTGACACCATGCAACAGGAGCTGCAGATTGGAGCCGATGATGTCGAGGCTTTTGTCATTGACG CTGTCCGTACCAAGATGGTGTACTGCAAAATCGACCAGACACAGCGAAAAGTTGTTGTGAG CCACAGCACACACCGCACCTTTGGcaagcagcagtggcagcagctgCACGACAGCCTCACCTCCTGGAAGGCCAACCTCGCAGCCGTCAAGACCAGTCTGCAAGCCTTGTCACCTTCTGCTTAA